In the genome of Populus alba chromosome 11, ASM523922v2, whole genome shotgun sequence, one region contains:
- the LOC118039518 gene encoding epoxide hydrolase 3: protein MEQIQHIFVQVQGLKFHVAEIGAGPKVVVFLHGFPEIWYSWRHQMICLANAGFRAIAPDYRGYGLSDPPPVPEKAMFGDLISDLLAILDFLEITKVVLVAKDFGAKPAYLFALLHPERVLGVVTLGVPFIPPGPSQYQKSLPEGFYISRWQKPGRAEADFGRLDAKTVVRNIYILFSRSEIPIAAENQEIMDLVDLSTPLPPWFTEEDLATYGALYEKSGFQTALQVPYRSLDEDINITEPVVEVPALLIMGDKDYVFKFPGMEAYIKSGKVKEFVPGLDIIYLPEGSHFVQEQSPDEVNQLILTFLNARIWS from the exons ATGGAACAAATCCAGCACATATTCGTACAAGTCCAAGGATTAAAGTTCCACGTAGCAGAGATCGGAGCAG GTCCCAAAGTGGTGGTGTTTCTCCACGGATTCCCTGAGATATGGTACTCATGGCGCCACCAGATGATTTGTCTTGCCAACGCAGGATTCCGGGCCATCGCACCCGACTACAGAGGATACGGGCTATCCGACCCGCCACCTGTGCCGGAAAAGGCCATGTTTGGTGACCTTATCAGCGACCTTCTCGCAATCCTGGATTTCCTCGAAATTACCAAG GTTGTTCTTGTTGCAAAAGATTTTGGAGCCAAGCCAGCTTACTTGTTTGCACTTCTACATCCAGAGAGGGTCCTAGGGGTTGTGACACTGGGAGTGCCATTCATACCACCAGGTccaagtcaataccagaaatcCCTCCCCGAAGGCTTTTATATATCTAGATGGCAG aAACCTGGACGAGCGGAAGCTGATTTTGGTCGACTTGATGCAAAAACGGTTGTCAGGAACATCTACATTTTGTTCTCTAGAAGTGAAATACCAATAGCTGCTGAAAACCAGGAGATTATGGATTTGGTGGACCTATCCACTCCTCTTCCCCCTTGGTTCACAGAGGAAGATCTTGCGACATATGGAGCCTTGTACGAGAAGTCTGGATTCCAAACGGCGTTACAAGTTCCATATAG GTCCCTTGATGAAGATATCAACATAACAGAACCAGTAGTTGAAGTTCCAGCACTTCTGATCATGGGCGACAAGGATTATGTCTTCAAATTTCCTGGGATGGAAGCTTACATAAAGAGTGGGAAGGTCAAAGAGTTTGTCCCTGGTTTGGACATCATATATTTGCCTGAAGGAAGCCATTTTGTCCAGGAGCAATCACCTGACGAGGTGAATCAGCTCATACTTACTTTCCTTAATGCCAGAATCTGGTCGTGA
- the LOC118062657 gene encoding cyanidin 3-O-galactoside 2''-O-xylosyltransferase FGGT1, whose product MSSNIAAKNLHIAMYPWFALGHLTAFVHFSNKLAERGHRVSFFLPKKTQSKFEPFNLHPDLITFIPITVPHVDGLPTGTETTTDVPFPLHPLLMTAMDLTEHAIEDHLRILNPHFIFFDFTHWLPELSRKHGIKSVHFCIISPATIGYLLSPERKLESLTAADLMQPPPSFPPSSIKLRAHEARGICAVTVQQYGSNISFQERNLYALSHCDALAFKTCREMEGPYSDYIEDQFGKPVILAGPIVPEPPNSVLEEKIAKMLDNFKAETLVFCAFGSECILKKDQFQELVLGLELTSSPFFAVLKPPIGSETIESALPEGFEERVKGRGFVYTGWVQQQLILRHPSVGCFVTHCGSGSLSEGMVNKCQLVLLPNVGDQIINARVAGGDLKVGVEVKKGEEDGLFTRHGVCEAVKAVMDDGSEVGKLVRANHAKWREFLLGEGLENSYVDGFVHKLHELLE is encoded by the coding sequence ATGAGCTCCAACATAGCAGCCAAGAACCTTCACATAGCCATGTATCCATGGTTTGCCCTAGGTCACCTTACTGCATTTGTCCATTTCTCAAACAAGCTTGCAGAGAGAGGCCACAGAGTCTCTTTCTTCTTgccaaaaaaaactcaatccaaGTTTGAGCCTTTCAATCTTCATCCTGATCTCATAACCTTCATTCCTATCACTGTCCCTCATGTTGATGGCCTCCCTACAGGCACCGAAACAACCACTGATGTTCCCTTCCCTTTGCATCCCCTTTTAATGACCGCGATGGATCTCACAGAGCATGCCATCGAGGACCATCTTCGCATCCTTAATCCTCACttcatcttctttgattttaCTCATTGGTTGCCGGAGTTGTCACGCAAGCATGGTATTAAATCTGTGCATTTCTGTATCATTAGCCCAGCTACCATTGGTTATCTGTTAAGTCCTGAGAGAAAACTTGAGAGCTTGACAGCAGCTGATTTGATGCAGCCACCGCCGAGCTTTCCCCCGTCATCAATTAAGCTGCGTGCCCATGAAGCTCGAGGAATATGCGCTGTTACTGTACAACAATATGGAAGCAACATTTCATTCCAGGAACGCAATTTATATGCTTTAAGTCATTGTGACGCTTTGGCCTTCAAAACTTGTAGAGAGATGGAAGGGCCTTATTCTGATTATATCGAGGACCAATTTGGCAAGCCTGTGATTCTGGCAGGTCCTATCGTGCCAGAACCACCAAACTCAGTCTTGGAAGAAAAGATTGCCAAAATGTTGGATAACTTTAAAGCTGAAACTTTAGTATTCTGTGCCTTTGGGAGTGAATGTATTCTTAAGAAAGATCAGTTTCAAGAGCTGGTTTTAGGTCTTGAGCTTACAAGCTCGCCCTTTTTCGCTGTCCTCAAACCACCTATTGGATCTGAAACAATCGAGTCAGCCTTGCCGGAAGGGTTTGAGGAGAGAGTTAAGGGAAGAGGATTTGTTTATACGGGTTGGGTCCAGCAACAGCTGATCTTGAGGCACCCTTCTGTGGGATGTTTCGTGACTCATTGTGGATCTGGATCGTTGTCAGAGGGTATGGTAAATAAGTGTCAATTAGTCCTCTTGCCAAACGTTGGAGACCAAATAATCAATGCAAGAGTAGCGGGTGGAGATCTGAAAGTTGGAGTTGAAGTCAAGAAAGGTGAAGAAGATGGCTTGTTTACAAGACATGGTGTCTGCGAGGCAGTGAAAGCTGTGATGGATGATGGTAGTGAAGTTGGGAAATTGGTGAGAGCAAACCATGCAAAATGGAGAGAGTTTTTGTTAGGCGAAGGGCTTGAAAACTCTTATGTTGATGGTTTTGTCCACAAGTTGCATGAACTGTTGGAGTGA
- the LOC118062666 gene encoding uncharacterized protein, giving the protein MGRGKFKGKPTGQRHFSTPEQMLAGTSTRPRTFKREEAEYEEEKREEESEEESEEDDPDQKRKGTQGIIEIENPNLVKAKNLKARDVDTGKTTELSRREREELEKQRAHERYMRLQEQGKTEQARKDLERLSLIRQQREEAAKKREEEKAAKEQKKAESRK; this is encoded by the exons atGGGAAGAGGAAAGTTTAAGGGAAAGCCTACCGGTCAGCGTCACTTTTCTACCCCCGAGCAGATGC TTGCTGGCACCTCAACCCGTCCTCGCACGTTTAAGCGG GAGGAAGCTGAGTATGAAGAGGAAAAGAGGGAAGAGGAATCTGAGGAGGAATCCGAAGAAGATGATCCTGAT CAAAAGCGGAAAGGAACTCAAGGTATTATTGAGATTGAAAATCCTAATTTGGTGAAAGCGAAGAACTTGAAAGCTAGAGATGTTGAT ACTGGGAAAACAACAGAGCTTTCAAGGCGTGAAAG GGAGGAGTTAGAGAAACAAAGGGCTCATGAGCGATACATGAGGCTGCAAGAACAAGGGAAAACAGAACAAGCTAGGAAAGACTTAG AACGATTGAGTCTCATCCGCCAGCAAAGGGAGGAAGCTGCAAAAAagcgagaagaagaaaaggctg CCAAGGAGCAGAAGAAAGCAGAATCTCGGAAATGA
- the LOC118062663 gene encoding ras-related protein RABA1f — protein MGAYRADDDYDYLFKVVLIGDSGVGKSNLLSRFTRNEFSLESKSTIGVEFATRSIRVDDKIVKAQIWDTAGQERYRAITSAYYRGAVGALLVYDVTRHVTFENVERWLKELRDHTDANNVIMLVGNKADLRHLRAVATEDAKGFAERESTFFMETSALESMNVENAFTEVLAQIYRVVSRKVLDVGDDSTYLPKGQTINVGSRDDVSAVKKAGCCSS, from the exons ATGGGAGCCTATAGAGCTGACGATGATTACGATTACTTGTTTAAGGTGGTATTGATCGGTGATTCAGGCGTTGGCAAATCCAATCTCTTGTCTCGTTTTACAAGAAATGAATTCAGTCTCGAATCCAAATCCACCATTGGCGTCGAGTTTGCTACTCGCAGCATTCGCGTTGATGATAAAATCGTTAAGGCCCAGATTTGGGACACTGCTGGCCAAGAAAG atACCGTGCAATAACAAGTGCATACTATCGAGGAGCTGTTGGAGCCTTACTAGTCTATGATGTAACCCGCCATGTTACATTCGAGAATGTGGAGAGATGGCTAAAGGAGCTTCGCGATCACACAGATGCTAACAATGTGATCATGCTTGTAGGAAATAAAGCAGACCTGCGTCACCTCCGAGCAGTTGCCACTGAGGATGCCAAGGGTTTTGCTGAAAGAGAGAGCACTTTTTTCATGGAGACTTCTGCTCTCGAGTCAATGAATGTTGAAAATGCTTTCACAGAAGTGCTGGCCCAGATCTACCGTGTTGTAAGCAGGAAGGTTCTTGACGTTGGAGATGACTCAACATACTTGCCCAAAGGACAGACGATTAATGTGGGGAGCAGAGATGATGTCTCGGCTGTGAAAAAGGCTGGATGTTGCTCGTCATGA